In the Syntrophus aciditrophicus SB genome, GTCCAGGTAGAGCATGCTGGTCACGCCGTCAAAGCGGAATCCGTCGAAATGATACTCATCCAGCCAGAAGCGGCAGTTCGAGAGGAGAAAATGAAGGACTTCCGGCTTGCCGTAATCAAAGCAGCGGGAATCCCAGGCAATGTGGTCTCCCCTGGGGCCTTCATGGAAATACTGATAGAGGGTTCCGTCGAATCGGCTGATTCCTTCCTGTTCATTTCGGGCGGCATGGGAATGAACGAGATCCATAATGACGGCGAGGCCGGCCTCATGAGCGGCATCGATAAGTTCCTTCAATTCTTCCGGTGTGCCGAATCGGGATGAGGCTGCGAAAAAACTGGACACATGATAGCCCAGGGAACCGTAATAGGGATGCTCCTGAATGGCCATGAGCTGGAGGGTATTGTATCCAGCATCGATGACACGGGGCAGGATATTTTTCCGGAATTCATCATAGGCGCCGACTCTTTCTTCCTCCTGAGCCATGCCGATATGGGCCTCGTAGATCCGGGGCGATTCCGGTGGACGGCGGAAAAAGGGACTGTGCCACGCGTAAGGCTGCTCAGGTTTCCATACCTGCGCGGCGAAGAGGTGCGTGTGCGGATCCTGGACCGTGCGCCGGACATAGGCAGGGATGCGCTCGCCGCTGCCGCCCGGCCAGCGCATCAGGAGTTTGTAAAGCTGTCCTGATTTCAGTTTGTCGGCAGGAATGCGTACTTCCCAGTTTCCGCTTTCCCCTGTTCTATGGAGTGAATAGTCTTTTTCTTCGCGCCAGTCTGTAAAATCACCGATCAGGGAAATCGATGTGGCATTGGGGGCCCATTCGCGAAAGACCCACTCGGCGCCTTCACGGTGAAGACCGAAATATTCATGTCCGGACGCGAAATCTACCAGTTCCATGCGGCCTTCGGTAAGACGCTGTTCCCTGTCGCGGACTTTTTCAAGACGGCGCCGGATTACGGAAAGATAAGGGTACAAATAGGGGTCTTTCATATTGGTCTGCCGCCGCAGGCGCTTAATCGATCGTGGGCGGACCGGAGCATTTCCTCCGTCGTTCGCCAGTCAAGGCAGGGATCGGTTATCGACACCCCGTATTTCATCAGAGAGAGGTTCTTGGGAATCGGTTGATTCCCCTCCTCCAGATTGCTTTCAATCATTATCCCGCAGATGCTTCCCTGACCCGACTCGATCTGCTTAAAAATCTGATCCATCACAGAAGGCTGTTTTTTGTAATCCTTTCCTGAATTGCCATGACTGCAGTCCACCATGATGCTGGGGGGGAGCTGTGCCTGCTTCATCAATTCCACCGTTCTGGAAATATCCTCAGGCATGTAATTCGGTTTTTTCGCGCTGCCCCGGAGAACGATGTGGAGATCGGGGTTGCCCGTTGTCTGGAGAATGGCGGTTTTTCCATCTTTGTCGATGCCGAGAAAACTGTGGGAAACGAGAGCCGATCTGATCGCATCAATGGCGATCTGCAGGTTGCCGTCTGTCCCGTTTTTGAAACCGATGGGGAAGGAAAGCCCGCTGGCCATTTCCCTGTGAGGCTGAGACTCCGTTGTGCGCGCTCCGATTGCTCCCCAGCTCAACAGGTCGGCCAGATATTCGGGGGTGATGGGGTCGAGCATCTCCGTGGCGATGGGCAGTTTTTTTTCCGTAATGGCGCAAAGCAGGCTCCTCGCAATGCCAAGGCCTTTTGATATCTGATGAGTGCCGTCCATGTCCGGATCGTTGATCAATCCTTTCCATCCGATGGTGGTACGGGGTTTTTCAAAATAAACTCGCATGATGATGAAAAGCCGGTCGGAGAGTTGTCTGGAAAGATGGGAAAGTCTTTCGGCATATTCCAGTGCGGCCTTCGGATCGTGAATGGAGCAGGGACCCACGACCACCATGAGGCGCGAATCAAGCCCCCTTAGAATATTGGTGATATGCATTCGACTCAGGGTAACAAACTTCCCCGCCGCATCGGAAACCGGGAAAACCTGTCTCAAGTCCTTCGGGGCAATGACAGGTGTAATTCGTTTTATTTTCAGGTTGTTGGTCTTGATCATCGTTCGTTTTTCAAGGTTGCTGGAAAAGAATCGCTTCTGATATTTTCTTCTTTCTACACTTTCCTGCACAAAATAGTAATCAAAATATTGATGGCAAATGCGGTTTTTATTCTGGATTGCGAAACGGCGCAATTCAGGGATCTTCGTGAACAATGATATTCGGATTTTGGTGGTAAAAATTTGAAGAGGAACGACAAATCCGGTGGAATCGAGTGGAGAGATGCAACATTGATCAGAAATGGTGCCGGAGGTGGGAATCGAACCCACATGACCGCAAGGATCGGGGGATTTTGAGTCCCCTGCGTCTACCAGTTTCACCACTCCGGCGTGGGTTCTGATTAGCTTAGCCTGCCGTCCTTTGTCAAGAAAAATCTATTGACAAGCAGCAAAGGCCTGTGTTAAACGTCCGTCTCCAACTTCAACGGGGTTGTAGCTCAGTTGGGAGAGCGCTTGAATGGCATTCAAGAGGTCAGGGGTTCGACTCCCCTCAGCTCCACCAGAAAAATCAGGGACTTAGGCCAGCTTGACTTAAGTCCCTTTTCTTTTACTTCTTTATTTTACCCATTCTTTACCCATTTATTCTGCGTCCCTGGAAATGAAGAAGGAGAAGGAAGTTCAAAGAGCTTCAAAAGAGGGAGGTTCCAATACAAGCCCCCGCATGGGGGGCGACAATATCGAGAATCACAAAAGCATCATTTTTACTAATCCAGATCTCTATTTCAAAGCCGCTTTAGATTTCATCCAGAAGGGCGATTTTGTATAAGAAATTTTTCCTGTTATTGAAGAGGTTTATTAAAGAGCAAGTTTATGCGATGACAATATTGCCACAGTTTCCCGCAATCACTTCCCAATGGTCTGAAGAAACAAGGAACTATAATTGTGAACAAAATCACTAGAGCAATAACAATACATAATTATTAGATTAATTGTTATCTAAAGATTAAGTTCAGGGAATGGCACATTGACTCCCTGCCGTTAATCTGGTAAAAGCATCTACAACATATATCTACAACATATTAATTTCACACATTGTTATTTACCGCCCGCCACCCAATGCTATAGAAATTTCCGGCAAATGGCTCCGAGAAGAAAAACAAGGTCAGCTCTTTCAACTTTATAGTTCATCAGCAACGTTGCCCTGCTGTTCTTTTTCCAACTCGTGTGCATAAATTCACGGTCATGGAACAGCCTATTCATATTCCGGTGAGCAGATGCATGTTGTACGGCAGATATTCATTTTTTAATAATTTTCTGGATGATGCGGTCCTTCCTTGTTATAAGGGATCAACCTTCCGTGGAGTTTTCGGTCATGCCCTTAAGAAGGTAACTTGCGCACTGAAGCGACAGGAATGTACAGGCTGCCTTCTGCAGGAAAAGTGTGTTTATGCCTTCATTTTCGAGATTCAGCCTGACGCAGATACCGTAAAACGCCGCCGCATCGCTGCCCCACCTCATCCTTATGTCATTGAACCACCCATTGAAACCCGCAACCGATACTTACAAGGAAAATCTTTCAATTTTGACTTAATTCTCTTCGGCCCCGCAAATGATTACCTGCCTTATTTTGTTTATGCCATTGAACAGATGGGGCAGTTAGGGATCGGTCAGAGAATGGGGGGGCAACGCGCCCGTTTTCTTCTTCAATCTGTTCGTGTTGCAAACTCCACCGTATATGACAGTCATAATGGCAAACTTAACAGCGGCTGTTTTACGGAAGATCTCGCACTTTTCGATGTTTTAATCTCCGATAACCCTGATCACTGCACAGAGCTTGAACTGACCCTGTTGACTCCCCTCCGTCTCAAATATGAAAATAAGTTTGAAGCCACGCTCCCTTTTCATGTCCTCATCCGCGCAGCTCTCCGTCGAACTTCATCTCTTTGCCATTACTATGGGGCAGGCGAACCATCGCTGAATTACCGAGGACTTGTACGGCGAGCCCAAACAATTACTGTCAAAGAATCTAACCTCCACTGGTTTGATTGGAAACGATACTCAAACCGGCAGGATCAGGCCATGCTCATGGGAGGATTGACCGGAAGCATCCGCTACGCAGGTTCCCTCTCCGAATTTCTCCCCCTTCTCCGTTTCTGCGAAAAGACGCATCTGGGCAAGCAGACATCCTTCGGACTGGGTAAAATCGACATTAAAGAGGTTGCACCTTGAAAAATATCCTCCTTGCCGTTACAGGTCTCTCCCCTCAGGTCCTCACAGAAACACTTTACGCGCTGCACCAACAAGGACAGATTGTTCAGTCCATTCAAGTCATCACTACGCGGCAAGGAAAGGAGAAGATCAACGCCTACTTGTTGTCACCTACTGATGGCCAGTATTACAGTTATTTGAAGGATTATGGCATCAACCCGTCATCGATTTCCTTCTGTGCAGAAAACATTCATGTCATTAAAGACAGAAACGGAATCGAAATCGATGATATCGCGGGTGAGGATGACAATGAACGCCTCTTGGAGCTTTGTCTATCCCTGACTTTCCAATTCACAAGCGATTCACAAAATACGGTTTTCTTTTCCATTGCAGGTGGACGCAAAACCATGAGTGCCTGCTTGATGACTGCGGCACACCTTTATGGACGACCTCATGATAGGGTGTATCATGTCCTTGTGTCTCCGGAATTTGAGAGCAATAGAGATTTCTTCTACCCACCCCGTGAGTCCGTTTCTATCGAACTGATGGACAGAAATGGTGAGCAATATGTCAAGGAGACCCGATTCGCTCGGATCACTCTGACTTCGGTTCCCTTTATTTCCGTTCGCAACCGAATTGAAGATGATCTCCTAAAGGAGCCTCAAGATCCGCCCACTTTGATGCTCTCCCTCATTCGAGAAGAACCACCTTCCCTGACCATCGATCTCATAACTTGTAAACTGATATTTAAGGGGCGCGAGTTGGATATGCCCCCAACTCGTCTGGCTCTCTACGCGTTTTTTGCCAGCATCAAAAAAGATTGCCTACGTACCGACACTAATTGTCGGCACTGTGCGGACTGTTACCTTAATAGCATAGCCATTGAACAACGTAACAATGAAATCGCAGAATTGTACAAAAGGATTGCCTTTTCCCGTGATTTCCACGCCATGCGGGAAGCAAGTGATGGCGGCATTCTGAATCTCGATGAAGCCAACTTCAAGTCCTATCGAAGCCGCATCCGGAGGGATCTGGAAAGGGGCTTCGGGCTCTCCGCCAGCCGGATGCTGGAGATCGCCTCGACGGGAAAGCGTCCGGACACCCGCTACGGAATTCCTTTTGAACGGGAAAGAATTCGCATGATCTTCTGAGCGGTTATTAGTGAAAGCGGCACATCAGCAACGTTGCCGTTTTTGAACGTAAGTCATTTTCGTATGAAATAAAGTGAAATACGTAAAGTTACAAAAGTAAGGAGGAAATGCCCATGGACGACACCGTCCTGAAAATCGCACTGGCAAGTTTTCATAACAAAATAAATAAGAATAGAGTTCAGACTCAAAATGTTGACAGCAAAATAACGGGAGGTCGAAATGTTTAATATCTCTCGATTCAAGGATATTGAAAGCTATGATTACAAATTCGAGGTAGTAACACCGCTTTTTCTTGGAGGTGCTGATCCACAAAATGCAGAAATACGATCTGCACCGATTAAGGGTGCTCTCAGATTCTGGTGGAGGGCACTTTATGGCAGTGATGATATAGAAGAAATGAAAACAAAAGAAAATGAAATTTGGGGCTCCACTCAATCTAAATCACAGGTTACGATCAAAGTAATATTTCAGGACATTCAGACATCAAGAGAAAAATTGGATAAGGGAAATTTTAATATTTACGAATATCTTGGCTACGGTTATCGCGTCAGCAATAACGTGCGAAGCTATTTTAAAAGTGGATCTTTCACAATTCGGCTTACATACAATAAAAATCACCACGATCAGATAGCAAATACTATTTCGTTTTTGATTTATTTCGGCGGTATTGGTGCAAAGGCGAGAAATGGATTCGGTTCCTTATACTGCTCAGATGTTCAGAAACCCTTATTTGTACAATTCAAAAAAGGACGTATCAAATCATTTACCGCACTCTCTGAGCAATCATTACTATTCGATAATTTCACTCCAAAAGAATCATGGAAAGATGCTCTTGCCGAAATTGGCAATCTTTATAAGCAAGCAAGGTTCGAACTTAAAAATCAAGGAGAAAAAAGAGAGTTACTGGCAAAACCATTCAAGCGAGACAACTCAAGGCATGCAAAACCATATTTCCTTCACGTTACAAAACTGCCTAGCGGCCAATATAAAGCTCACATTCTTTATCTGCCCTATGAGTACTACGATGAAAAGAAACGACAAGATTACTTTAGGTTATGTAATAAAGTGAACGAGATACTAAAAAAATAATTTAGTGGAGACATAAAATGACATGGCAGATACCTGATACATCCTACTGGGAAAACAAGTTTGCCGCCTACTGGCATGACCCTATCGATAAAGTCATCAGCATTCAAAACCACGAAGAAAGGGCTGCTGATTATTTGCAGATATTCGGAATCGACAGACCGAACGATGAATTCTGGCAAATGGCTGATGCCATCGCTGCCGGTTTTGAGCGGGGGCAGGTTCCCTCACATAGTACTGACGATACTAAAAATGGGGCTGTAGACTTTGCTGAGTCACCGGTTATTACGCATCCGACTACCGGGAAAAAAGGTTTGCTGAAGATTACAGGTGTGAAGATGCATATTAATGACCTTCATGCCGCCATCATGGAATTTCTGGGAAAACATATTGGAAAAGAAGCAGGAAATGGCGATTATGCAGATTGTTTTAAGGGTGATTACGCACGATTTGCCGTTGCCCGGTTTCTCTATACCCATCTCGTTTTGCGTTTTATCCTTGCTGAAAAGAACATCGGCGGACTTGGCGCACTTTGGCACCGCATCCCTGCTGATTCCCGGTTTCCCGACCATTCCATCTGGCAGCACAACGCGCTGTGTTCCGCCATCAGTTCCTGTGTTGAACTTGGCGGTAGAGCAGAAGAAGTCAGTCTCATGGTATTTTCCATTACACCGGTTCAAGGATTTATCGCTCGTGCCAGAAAGATGCGCGATTATTGGACAGGTTCTGTTCTCTTGTCCTGGCTGGCCTTTGAAGGGCTTCGCTGGGTGATGGAGAATTTGGGGGCAGACCATATCCTGTATCCTTCCTTGATAGACCAACCACTTGTAAACAATTATCTGGAAAAAGAATGGAATGTCTCAGGTCCATTCAAACCTGAAATTTGGAATAATCAGCCCAATGAAATCGCCAGCCTGCCGAATAAATTTCTATTCCTTATTCCTTTCGGCAAAGCGGATGAAATAGCTGCAGAGTTGGAAAAAGCCATTTCGGAAAAATGGGCTGCAGTTGCCGACAAGGTAGCCGCTTATCTGATTGACAGGATAAGCATGGGCAATGATGGCAGAGAACATATCCAAGAGATGTTTAAACGTCAGACTTCCGGATTCTGGGATTTCCAGTGGGCTGCGACCCGCCTTGCCGATTATACGGACAAAAAAGAATTGGAATCTCTACTCGACGAAACCCAGTGGAAAGATCAATTTGCTTACATGGAAGCAATTCAACCAATTTTAAATAAAAAAGGATATTCTTCAGAAAATACCAGCAGAGGAATTCTTTATTCCACAAGCCACAGTCTGGTGCAATCGGCCCTTGCCGCAGAGAAGTCGATAAGATCGGTAGCGCGGACAGAAGAACCGGGAGAAAAATGCCAGATGTGCAGCGAATTCGAGGTTTTGCATTCCAAGCAATGGAATGGTGAAGTTGCAGGCCATTATGCCGACCATCTTAAGGAATTTTGGAGCCAGCTTAATCCAGAGCAAAAGGACGATGTTGATTTTAAAGAGAATGAACGGCTTTGTTCCGTTTGTTTAATCAAACGTCTTGCCCCGCATATTTTGAAAAATTCAAATGACCATATTCTTTGTAACGTTTTCCGTTCCATCGACAACGTTCCTTCAACAACGGAAATGGCGCTTCATAACTATTTTCAAAGATTTGGCATTACCGATAAAAAAGACCAAAGGGTTATTGCTCAGAAACTCCACAAA is a window encoding:
- a CDS encoding 3-deoxy-7-phosphoheptulonate synthase, whose product is MIKTNNLKIKRITPVIAPKDLRQVFPVSDAAGKFVTLSRMHITNILRGLDSRLMVVVGPCSIHDPKAALEYAERLSHLSRQLSDRLFIIMRVYFEKPRTTIGWKGLINDPDMDGTHQISKGLGIARSLLCAITEKKLPIATEMLDPITPEYLADLLSWGAIGARTTESQPHREMASGLSFPIGFKNGTDGNLQIAIDAIRSALVSHSFLGIDKDGKTAILQTTGNPDLHIVLRGSAKKPNYMPEDISRTVELMKQAQLPPSIMVDCSHGNSGKDYKKQPSVMDQIFKQIESGQGSICGIMIESNLEEGNQPIPKNLSLMKYGVSITDPCLDWRTTEEMLRSAHDRLSACGGRPI
- the cas6 gene encoding CRISPR system precrRNA processing endoribonuclease RAMP protein Cas6 yields the protein MLYGRYSFFNNFLDDAVLPCYKGSTFRGVFGHALKKVTCALKRQECTGCLLQEKCVYAFIFEIQPDADTVKRRRIAAPPHPYVIEPPIETRNRYLQGKSFNFDLILFGPANDYLPYFVYAIEQMGQLGIGQRMGGQRARFLLQSVRVANSTVYDSHNGKLNSGCFTEDLALFDVLISDNPDHCTELELTLLTPLRLKYENKFEATLPFHVLIRAALRRTSSLCHYYGAGEPSLNYRGLVRRAQTITVKESNLHWFDWKRYSNRQDQAMLMGGLTGSIRYAGSLSEFLPLLRFCEKTHLGKQTSFGLGKIDIKEVAP
- the csm6 gene encoding CRISPR-associated ring nuclease Csm6 — its product is MKNILLAVTGLSPQVLTETLYALHQQGQIVQSIQVITTRQGKEKINAYLLSPTDGQYYSYLKDYGINPSSISFCAENIHVIKDRNGIEIDDIAGEDDNERLLELCLSLTFQFTSDSQNTVFFSIAGGRKTMSACLMTAAHLYGRPHDRVYHVLVSPEFESNRDFFYPPRESVSIELMDRNGEQYVKETRFARITLTSVPFISVRNRIEDDLLKEPQDPPTLMLSLIREEPPSLTIDLITCKLIFKGRELDMPPTRLALYAFFASIKKDCLRTDTNCRHCADCYLNSIAIEQRNNEIAELYKRIAFSRDFHAMREASDGGILNLDEANFKSYRSRIRRDLERGFGLSASRMLEIASTGKRPDTRYGIPFERERIRMIF
- the cmr1 gene encoding type III-B CRISPR module RAMP protein Cmr1, which gives rise to MFNISRFKDIESYDYKFEVVTPLFLGGADPQNAEIRSAPIKGALRFWWRALYGSDDIEEMKTKENEIWGSTQSKSQVTIKVIFQDIQTSREKLDKGNFNIYEYLGYGYRVSNNVRSYFKSGSFTIRLTYNKNHHDQIANTISFLIYFGGIGAKARNGFGSLYCSDVQKPLFVQFKKGRIKSFTALSEQSLLFDNFTPKESWKDALAEIGNLYKQARFELKNQGEKRELLAKPFKRDNSRHAKPYFLHVTKLPSGQYKAHILYLPYEYYDEKKRQDYFRLCNKVNEILKK
- the cas10 gene encoding type III-B CRISPR-associated protein Cas10/Cmr2, with the translated sequence MTWQIPDTSYWENKFAAYWHDPIDKVISIQNHEERAADYLQIFGIDRPNDEFWQMADAIAAGFERGQVPSHSTDDTKNGAVDFAESPVITHPTTGKKGLLKITGVKMHINDLHAAIMEFLGKHIGKEAGNGDYADCFKGDYARFAVARFLYTHLVLRFILAEKNIGGLGALWHRIPADSRFPDHSIWQHNALCSAISSCVELGGRAEEVSLMVFSITPVQGFIARARKMRDYWTGSVLLSWLAFEGLRWVMENLGADHILYPSLIDQPLVNNYLEKEWNVSGPFKPEIWNNQPNEIASLPNKFLFLIPFGKADEIAAELEKAISEKWAAVADKVAAYLIDRISMGNDGREHIQEMFKRQTSGFWDFQWAATRLADYTDKKELESLLDETQWKDQFAYMEAIQPILNKKGYSSENTSRGILYSTSHSLVQSALAAEKSIRSVARTEEPGEKCQMCSEFEVLHSKQWNGEVAGHYADHLKEFWSQLNPEQKDDVDFKENERLCSVCLIKRLAPHILKNSNDHILCNVFRSIDNVPSTTEMALHNYFQRFGITDKKDQRVIAQKLHKDEEHVRGEKIDNRDKYYALLMMDGDNMGKLINGETIASCWKKIMHPQIAERLTGVDFYPLYRDVWQKIYGNAGLNKRLVTPAIHAAISEALGDFSIYGVASIIKDHDGRLIYAGGDDVYAFLPIGSALPAARKIRDYYTSIFRYVSMDRTSKPITEKEWMPERGKLSVNLGIGNEISISAAILICHHKESLTQMIERAHQLLQSQAKDKAERNACAIELRKRHGGSRYFTRKWADKETWDAFEFIGKMTEENHRQVSRSLLYRLETLRPGIEAIMIQDTKAEENLNAFIAKQIERSGTESLENKELIARSIAYIVWDKNNHKNPFNPEGLMIADFLGG